TATGGGCCGTGCAAGTGCTATTAACAAACGTACTAGCCACATTACAATCGTTTTATCAGAAAAGAAGGAGGGATAATCAGTGGGTCAAAAAGTAAATCCAGTCGGTTTGCGTGTCGGAATCATCCGTGATTGGGAGTCAAAATGGTACGCAGGCAAAGACTATGCTGATCTTTTACACGAAGACCTTAAGGTTCGTGAGTACATCACTAAGCGTTTACGCGATGCATCTCTTTCTAAAGTAGAAATCGAGCGCGCTGCAAACCGCTTGAATGTAACTGTCCACACAGCGAAGCCAGGAATGGTGATCGGTAAGGGTGGTACAGAAGTTGAAGCACTTCGTAAAGCGCTAAACGAACTGACAGGCAAACGTGTTCATATAAACATTCTTGAAATCAAAAAAGCTGATATCGATGCGAAATTGGTTGCTGAAAACATCGCACGCCAATTGGAAAACCGTGTTTCTTTCCGTCGCGCACAGAAGCAAGTTATCCAACGTGCAATGCGTGCTGGCGCTAAAGGTATCAAGACAATGGTATCTGGCCGTCTTGGCGGTGCAGACATCGCTCGTTCAGAACATTACAGCGAAGGAACAGTTCCACTTCATACTCTTCGTGCCGATATCGATTATGCTACTGCTGAAGCAGATACAACTTACGGTAAGCTAGGCGTTAAAGTATGGATTTATCGTGGAGAGGTCCTTCCTACGAAGAAGAAAACTGAGGAAGGAGGCAAATAATATGTTATTGCCTAAACGCGTTAAATATCGCCGTCAACACCGTGGCAAGATGCGCGGTCAAGCTAAAGGCGGTACTGAAGTAAACTTCGGTGAATTCGGTTTGCAAGCTCTTGAAGCTTCTTGGATCACAAACCGTCAAATCGAATCTGCCCGTATTGCAATGACTCGTTACATGAAGCGTGGCGGTAAAGTCTGGATCAAGATTTTCCCTCACAAGCCATATACTGCAAAGCCTCTAGAAGTCCGAATGGGTTCTGGTAAAGGTGCTCCTGAAGGTTGGGTAGCAGTTGTTAAACCAGGCAAAGTAATGTTCGAAGTTGCTGGCGTATCTGAAGAGATCGCACGTGAAGCATTACGCCTTGCATCACACAAACTTCCTGTAAAGTGCAAGTTTGTTAAACGAGAAGAAATTGGTGGTGAATCTAATGAAAGCTAATGACATTCGTGACCTTACCACTGCTGAAATTGAACAAAAAGTTAAATCATTAAAAGAAGAGCTATTCAACCTGCGCTTTCAATTAGCGACTGGACAACTTGAAAACACAGCTCGCATTCGTGAAGTACGCAAAGCGATTGCTCGCATGAAAACTGTAATTCGTGAACGAGAGATCGGCGTTAACAGATAATTGAGAGGAGGTTCTCACAATGAGTGAACGCAACCAACGCAAAGTTTATACTGGACGCGTAGTATCAGACAAGATGGACAAAACTGTTACTGTTCTTGTTGAAACATACAAAAAGCATCCTTTATACGGCAAGCGTGTAAAATACTCTAAGAAATTCAAAGCTCATGATGAGCAAAATGAGGCAAAAATCGGCGACGTAGTACGTATCATGGAAACTCGTCCGCTATCTGCCACAAAACGTTTCCGCCTTGTAGAAGTGGTGGAAAAAGCTGTTATTATCTAATTGTTCGGATTAAGGTTTATTCCGAAGGGAGGTTACTCGCATGATCCAACAGGAAACACGTTTAAAAGTTGCTGACAATTCAGGTGCTCGTGAGGTTCTTACTATTAAGGTTCTTGGCGGTTCTGGCCGTAAGACTGCTAATATCGGAGACGTTATCGTTTGCACAGTGAAACAAGCAACACCAGGTGGCGTTGTTAAAAAAGGTGACGTTGTCAGAGCAGTTATCGTTCGTACAAAAACTGGTATGCGCCGTACTGACGGTTCTTACATCAAATTTGACGAGAATGCTTGTGTAATCATCCGTGACGATAAGAGTCCTCGTGGTACTCGTATCTTCGGACCAGTTGCACGTGAGCTTCGTGACAACAACTTCATGAAGATCGTTTCATTAGCTCCAGAAGTACTATAATCTATTTCAAATGCCTTTAAGGAGGTGCACACAGATGCATGTAAAAAAAGGTGACAAAGTAATGGTCATCTCTGGTAAGGACAAAGGCAAAACAGGGATCATCCTTGAAGCTTATCCAAAGCAAAGCCGTGTTCTTGTTGAAGGAATCAACATCGTGAAAAAACACGCTAAGCCTTCTCAAGTAAATCCACAAGGTGGAATCTTGAACCA
The sequence above is drawn from the Mesobacillus boroniphilus genome and encodes:
- the rpmC gene encoding 50S ribosomal protein L29 — its product is MKANDIRDLTTAEIEQKVKSLKEELFNLRFQLATGQLENTARIREVRKAIARMKTVIREREIGVNR
- the rplN gene encoding 50S ribosomal protein L14, whose protein sequence is MIQQETRLKVADNSGAREVLTIKVLGGSGRKTANIGDVIVCTVKQATPGGVVKKGDVVRAVIVRTKTGMRRTDGSYIKFDENACVIIRDDKSPRGTRIFGPVARELRDNNFMKIVSLAPEVL
- the rpsQ gene encoding 30S ribosomal protein S17 encodes the protein MSERNQRKVYTGRVVSDKMDKTVTVLVETYKKHPLYGKRVKYSKKFKAHDEQNEAKIGDVVRIMETRPLSATKRFRLVEVVEKAVII
- the rplP gene encoding 50S ribosomal protein L16 codes for the protein MLLPKRVKYRRQHRGKMRGQAKGGTEVNFGEFGLQALEASWITNRQIESARIAMTRYMKRGGKVWIKIFPHKPYTAKPLEVRMGSGKGAPEGWVAVVKPGKVMFEVAGVSEEIAREALRLASHKLPVKCKFVKREEIGGESNES
- the rpsC gene encoding 30S ribosomal protein S3; protein product: MGQKVNPVGLRVGIIRDWESKWYAGKDYADLLHEDLKVREYITKRLRDASLSKVEIERAANRLNVTVHTAKPGMVIGKGGTEVEALRKALNELTGKRVHINILEIKKADIDAKLVAENIARQLENRVSFRRAQKQVIQRAMRAGAKGIKTMVSGRLGGADIARSEHYSEGTVPLHTLRADIDYATAEADTTYGKLGVKVWIYRGEVLPTKKKTEEGGK
- the rplX gene encoding 50S ribosomal protein L24 — encoded protein: MHVKKGDKVMVISGKDKGKTGIILEAYPKQSRVLVEGINIVKKHAKPSQVNPQGGILNQEAPIHVSNVMPLDPKSGKPTRVGYTVENGKKVRVAKQSGEVLDK